The Streptomyces vinaceus genome contains the following window.
AGCCGGTGGACGTGGTCCTGATGGACCTCCAGTTCGGTACGGGCATGCACGGCTCGGCGGCGACGGCGGCGATCACGGCCGCCGCAGGAGCACCCCGGGTCCTGGTCCTGACCACGTACGACACGGACGCGGACATCCTGGCCACGGTCGAGGCGGGGGCCTCGGGCTACCTGCTGAAGGACGCCCCGCCGGAGGAGCTGGCGGCGGCGGTCCGCACGGCGGCGGCCGGCCAGTCGGCCCTGGCCCCGGCGGTGGCGCTGCGCCTGATGGACCGGATGCGGACGCCGGCGCAGGCGCTGACCAAGCGGGAGCTGGAGGTGCTCCAGCTCGTCGCGGACGGCCTGTCGAACCAGCAGATCTCGAAGAAGCTCTTCCTGAGCCAGGCCACCGTCAAGTCCCACCTGGTCCACATCTACGCGAAGCTGGGCGTCGACTCCCGCACCTCGGCGGTGGCGGCGGCCACCTCGCGCCGCCTGATCCGCACGCAGTAGCCGGGCCCGGAAGACACCACCCCCTAGGCCACCCAGTGCGGCCGCTCCACCGCCGGTGCCAGCGGTACCCCGTCGTGGAAGGCGGCCGCGAGGCGGCGTACGGCCTCGTCCAGGCGGTCCGCGGCCAGCGTGTACGGAATGCGCAGCCGGTGCTCGAACGTCCCCGGATCGACCCCGAACCGCGCCCCCCTCCCGATGTGCACGCCGCAGGCGCCGGCCCGCTCCGCCAGCGCCGAGCTCACCGGCTCCCCCAGGTCCACCCACAGCGACAGCCCGCCCGGCCCCCGCTCCCAGGACCACTCCGGAGTGTGCCGCTCCAGCGCGGCGACCAGTGCCTCCCGCTGCTCCCGCAACCGGGCGAGCCGCGCCGGCAGGGTCCGTTCCAGCCCCTCCAGCAGCGGCTGCGCCACCAGCTGGTCGAGCACCGACCCCGTCATGTCGGCGGCCACCTTCACCGCCGCCAGCTCGGTGATCATCTTCGCGGTGGCCCGGACCCACCCGACCCGCAGCCCGCCCCAGTGCGTCTTGCTGAGCGAGCCGATCGTCACCACGTGCTCCGCCCCGCCGCGCGGCGCCAGTGAGGCCAGCGGCGCCGGCGCCGGTACGTCCAGGGCGATGTCGGCGATGGTCTCGTCGACCACCAGCCACGTCCCGGTCCGCCGCGTCGCCGCGAGGAGCCGCAGCCGCTGCTCCTGCGGCATCAGCAGGCCCGTCGGATTGTGGAAGTCCGGGATCACGTACGCCAGCCTCGGCACGGTCTGGCGCAGCGTGGACTCGGCTATCTCCATGTCCCAGCCCGCATCGGACACCGCGATCGACCCGGTGCGCAGCCGGGAGTGGCGCAGGGCGTCGAGGGCGTTCGCGTACGTGGGGCTCTCGGTGACCACCCGGTCCCCCGGCCCGCACAGCAGGCTCACGACCAGCGAGAACGCCTGCTGGGCCCCGGCCGTGACCAGGATCTGCTCGGGGCGGGTCGCGAGCCCGCGCCGGGTGAACCGCTCGGCGACGGCGCTGCGCAGGTCGGGCAGTCCGAAGGGGTGGTAGCCGGGGCTACGGGCGAGCCCGGGCAGCCGGGGCGCGGCCCAGGCGAGCGCCTCGGTCAGGCTGTCCTCGGGGGCGCCGAGGGCGGCGATGGCCAGGTCGATCCCGGGTTCCCCGTCGGGCAGGTACCCGCCGGAGCCGGCCAGCAGGTGGGCGCCGACCGGGCCGTGGCCCTCGGGGAGCTCGGTCCAGGTGCCGGAGCCGCGCCGGCTGCGGACGTAGCCGCTCTCGCGCAGCAGGTCGTAGGCCCCGGTGACGGTGGCCCGGCTGGCGCCGAGCGCCTCGGCGAGCTCGCGCTCGGCGGGCAGCCGTACGTGCAGGGCGATCCGGCCGTCCAGGATCAGCTTCCGCACGGCGTCGGCGAGGGACCGGTAGCCGGGGCGGGCCCGCACCTCGGAGGGGAGCAGCGCCGCGAGCTGGCGACTGCCGAGGACTCTGTCCGCCGTCTGGACCACTCGCCCGTTTGCCATGCCAACCTCCCCTGATTGGCTCTGCCGACCAGACCAATCGAGGTCCACACTCGCGGTATTGGCCCCCGATTGGCAAGGAGAGCCCCGTGGACACCCGGCTGACCGACCGAGACGAACGCGCCTTCGCGGCGGCGAGGGAGAACCGGATCTCCGAGCCGCTGCGCCTGGGGCCCGCGCTGGCCGCCGTACGACGTCTCCTGGCGCGCCGCCCGCCCGCCGCACCACAGGCGCGAGAATCGCTGACATGTCATCCACCACGCATTCCACAGACGCGACCGCGAGCCCGGTGATCGCGGGCCTGCTCCTCGCCGCCGGGGGCGGCCGCCGCCTGGGGGGCCGCCCCAAGGCGCTGCTCCCGTACCGCGGCCGCCCGCTGGTCGAGAACGCCGTACGGGTGCTGCGCGAGGCGGGCTGCGGGCCGGTCCACGTGGTGCTCGGCGCCGCCGCGGCCGAGGTCCGCGAGCGGGCGGACCTCAGCGGCTGCGTGGTCGTGGACAACCCCGACTGGGCGCAGGGCATGGGCTCGTCCCTGCGCGTCGGCCTCGCCTCGCTCGCCGGTACGGGCGCCGGCGCGGCCCTCGTCTCGCTGGTGGACCAGCCGGGGATCGGGCCCGCGGCCGTGGCCCGGGTCCTGGCGGCGTACCGCTCCCCGGCGAGTCTGGCGGCGGCGTCGTACGGCGGGGAGCGCGGGCATCCGGTGCTCTTCGGCGCCGACCGCTGGGCGGACATCGCGGCGACGGCGACCGGGGACAAGGGCGCGCGGGTGCACCTGACAGATCACGCCGACGAGCTCACGCTGGTGGAGTGCGGGGACATCGCCGAGCCCTTCGACATCGACACCCCGCCCGACCTGGCACGACTGGCTTGAGCGGCGGCCGCGGGGCGGTTGAGCGGGCAGTGACGACGATGGCACTGAGGGCCACCGGGGGCCCGAATGTGTCGACTCAGAGAATCTCGACATCAACAAACCATTGAACTTCCACCATAAGGAAATTACTATCCACTGGTCAGAAGCGCCCTGAACCCCCAGACGGCGCCCGCGACCGTATCCCGGAACTCTCCACCCCGGCGGCACTGCGTGCCGTCCTGCGCGAGCATTCCCCGCGGCCGCCAGGCACCGCCGCTGAAGGAGTGACAGATATGTCCGCACCAGCGCCGTCATCGCTGGCCATCGTCGACGCCGAGCCCCTGCCCCGGCAGGACGAAGTCCTGACCGAGGCGGCCCTCGCGTTCGTGGCCGAGCTCCACCGGCGGTTCACGCCCCGCCGCGACGAACTCCTCGCCCGCCGCGCCGAGCGCCGCGCCGAAATCGCCCGCACCTCCCACCTCGACTTCCTCCCGGACACCGCACAGGTCCGCGAGGGCGACTGGAAGGTCGCGCCGGCGCCGGCCGCGCTGAACGACCGCCGTGTGGAGATCACCGGTCCGACCGACCGCAAGATGACCGTCAACGCCCTGAACTCGGGCGCCAAGGTCTGGCTCGCCGACTTCGAGGACGCCTCGGCCCCCACCTGGGAAAACGTCGTCCTCGGCCAGCTCAACCTGATCGACGCCTACGAGCGCCGCATCGACTTCACCGACCCGCGCACGGGCAAGTCGTACGCCCTGAAGCCGGCCGAACAGCTGGCGACCGTCGTGATGCGCCCGCGCGGCTGGCACCTGGAGGAGCGTCACCTCCAGGTCGAGGGGCGCCCGGTCGCCGGCGCGCTGGTCGACTTCGGCCTGTACTTCTTCCACAACGCCAAGCGGCTCATCGAGCTCGGCAAGGGCCCGTACTTCTACCTGCCGAAGACGGAGTCGCACCTGGAGGCGCGCCTCTGGAACGAGATCTTCGTCTTCTCGCAGGACTACGTCGGCATCCCGCAGGGCACGGTCCGCGCGACCGTCCTGATCGAGACCATCACGGCCGCGTACGAGATGGAGGAGATCCTCTACGAGCTGCGCGACCACGCGGCGGGCCTGAACGCCGGCCGCTGGGACTACCTGTTCTCGATCGTGAAGAACTTCCGTGACGGTGGCGAGAAGTTCGTCCTCCCGGACCGCAACGCGGTGACGATGACGGCCCCGTTCATGCGGGCGTACACCGAACTCCTGGTCCGCACCTGCCACAAGCGCGGGGCGCACGCCATCGGCGGCATGGCGGCCTTCATCCCGTCCCGCAAGGACGCCGAGGCCAACCGGATCGCGTTCGAGAAGGTCAAGGCCGACAAGGACCGCGAGGCGGGCGACGGCTTCGACGGCTCGTGGGTGGCCCACCCCGACCTGGTCCCGATCGCGATGGCCTCCTTCGACGCGGTCCTCGGCGAGAAGCCGAACCAGAAGGACCGGCTGCGCGAGGACGTCTCCGTCGCCCCCGGCGAGCTCATCGCGATCGACTCCCTCGACGCGAAGCCGACGTACGAGGGCCTGCGCAACGCGGTCCAGGTCGGCATCCGCTACATCGAGGCCTGGCTGCGCGGCCTGGGCGCGGTCGGCATCTTCGGCCTGATGGAGGACGCGGCCACCGCCGAGATCTCCCGCTCCCAGATCTGGCAGTGGATCAACGCCGGTGTCGTCTTCGAGCACGAGGGCGCGCCCGTGCGGGCCACCGCCGACCTCGCCCGCGAGATCGCCGCCGGCGAACTGGCGGCGATCCGCGCCGAGATCGGCGAGGAGGCCTTCGCGGCCGGGAAGTGGCAGCAGGCCCACGACCTCCTCCTCCAGGTCTCCCTGGACGCGGACTACGCGGACTTCCTGACCCTCCCGGCCTACGACCAACTGGTCGGCTGACGCCCACCGTCGGCTGACCCGCACAGCAGCCGAACCCCCCCTCCGCCCCCCAGGCCCCCGGCCTGGGGGGCGGAGGCGCGTCCGGAACCCGGCCACGGAAGCGGAACTTGACGGCCCGACCGATCGATCGGTTGTTACTTCATCGTAACTTTCCTGTACCTAGCGGTAACAACGCGCGCCGTGTCACCTTTCCGATGCCACCGGCCGGCGGTACCCCCACTTTCCCAGCCATGCACCGGAGTTCTCTTCGGCATTGCCATGGCCGACCGCAGGAGTTCCGCCGTGATCGGATTCCGCACCGCCAGCAAGGACCGGGCCCGTAGTCGAGTGCGACGGCTCGCCGGGGCCGGGATGGTTCTGCCGCTCGCCGTCAGCGCTCTGGTCGCCGGCTCCGCCGGGACCTCCGCGGCCAGTCCCGGGACCGGGCCCACCGCCGTGGTCTCCATGGGCGACAGCTACATCTCCGGCGAGGCCGGCCGCTGGAAGGGCAACAGCCTGACCAACAGCGGGAACCGGACCGGGACGGACCGCGCCTGGGTCTCCGGGAGCACCTACGACCCCGCCAAGGTGTACGGGAGCACCGCCGGAGGGTGCCACCGCTCCGACTCCGCCGAGGTCAAGAGCGCCGGGGCGATCGCCGACGTGGCCGTGAACCTGGCCTGCTCCGGGGCGGTTTCCGAGAACGTCTTCCGCGCCTCCAACGGCGGCGTCGCCTTCAAGGGCGAGGCCCCGCAGGCCGATCAGCTCGCCGCGGTGGCCCGCGCGAACGACGTCAAGGTCATCGCGCTGTCCATCGGCGGCAACGACCTCGGCTTCGCCGACATCATCAAGGACTGCGCCCTCGACTTCGCCCTGTGGGGCTCGTACTGCTACGACGACCAGCAGTACGGGGTCGACGAGAAGATGGACGGGGTGATGGCGAACGTCGGCAAGTCCCTCGACGAGATCCGCGCCGTGATGCGGAGCGCCGGCTACACCGACTCCTCGTACCGGATCGTCCTGCAGTCCTACCCGTCGCCGATCCCGCGCGGCGCCGAGAACCGGTACACGCAGAGCGACTGGAGCCGCCTCAACACCGGCGGCTGCCCGTTCTGGAACCGGGACTCGGACTGGGCGCGCGATTCGCTCGTGCCGCAGATCGCCGGACGGCTCAAGGCAGTTGCCGCTGCCAAGGGCGTGCAGTTCCTGGACCTGCGGGACATGATGCAGGGCCGCGAGGTGTGCGCGAAGACCAGCAAGCAGGTCAGCAGCTCGGCCCCCGCGTCGGCGAAGACGAGCGAGTGGGCGCGCTGGATCGACAGCAGCGAGACGCAGGGGCTGGTCCAGGAGTCCATGCACCCGAACTACTTCGGCCAGCTGGCGGTCGGGCGCTGCCTGAACCTCGCCGTCGCCCAGCCCGCGAACTCCGCATCCAGCTGCAAGAACACCGCCGGAGCGGACCACACGGGGATGTTCCTGACGCCCGCCCCCTGAGCACCGGTACGCGCCTTCCGGATCCGGGGCGCCCGCGGAGACCTCCGCGGGCGCCCTTTCCCGTCCCCGCCGAGCGCGGTCAGCCCCGTACGGCGGCCAGTGCCTCGTCGTACAGGGCCGCCAGGTCGGCGCCGCCGCCGCTGCGGACCCAGGCCTCGGTGGCGGCGTCCACACAGGCGAACACGGTGGCGGTGACGGCCGCGGCGCGCACCTGCGGGACCGGGCCCTCCCCGGCCGGCATCCGGGCCGTGACGGCGGGCTGGACCATCTCCTGCCAGCGCAGCCGCTTCTGCGTGTAGCGGGCGCGCAGTGGCGGAGTGGCGAAGATCAGCGTCGTGATCTCCAGCAGCTGACCGGGGTCGCCGTGCACCTCCATGAGCACCTCGAATCCGGCCCGCAGCGCCTCCCACGGGGTGGCGGCGGCGGGCTGGGCCTCCACCGTCCTGCGCAGCAGCTCGCCGAGCTCCTCCTGCTCGCCGCAGACGATGTCCTCCTTGGTACCGAAGTACCGGAAGAGCGACCGCTGGGAGATCCCCGCCTCCTTGGCGATCTGCGCGATGGTCGTGGCCTCGTACCCCTGCTCGGCGAAGAGCCTCATGGCCGTGTCGAAGATGCTCGCCACCACGGCCTGCCGGGAGCGGTCCCACAGGCTCGGCTGCGTTGCGGTTGTCCCCATCGGGCCAGCATATAGGCGGACCGCCTGTCTGACTCCAGCTGTCCGCTTGGCAGTGACTGCCAAGCAGGCATACAGTGATGCCAGACGTTGTCATCCATGGGCAGGAGCCACTGTGAACGCGGTCGACTACCGAGGCAGGACCACCCTGATCACCGGCGCGAGCTCGGGCCTGGGCGCCGAGTTCGCGCGCCAGCTCGCCGCGCGGGGATCCGACCTCGTGCTCGTCGCCCGCCGGGAGGACCGCCTGAAGGCGCTCGCCGGCCAGCTGGCGGCGGCGCACGGCGTCCAGGTCGAGCCGGTCGCCATGGACCTGTCCGTCGAGGGGTGCGGGGAGCTGCTGGCCGCCGAGGTCGAACGGCGCGGGATCACGGTCTCCAGCGTCATCAACAACGCCGGCTTCGGCACGTACGGGCGCTTCCACACGGAGGAGCCGCAGCGGCTGCGCCAGGAGGTGGCCCTCGACGTGATGGCCGTCGTCGACATCAGCCGCGCCTTCATCGGCCCGCTGCGCGGGCGCGGCGACGGCGTGCTGGTCAACGTGGCCAGCGTGGCCGGCTACCAGCCCGTCCCGAACATGGCCGTCTACGGCGCCAGCAAGGCCTTCGTCCTCAGCTTCACGGAGGCCCTGTGGCAGGAGTCCCAGGGCACCGGCCTGCGGGTCATGGCACTGTCGCCCGGCGCGACGAAGACGGAGTTCTTCGACGTCGTCGGCACGGAGGACGCCGCTAGCGGCACCAGGATGCAGAGCTCCGAGGAGGTCGTGCGCACCGCGCTGAAGGCCCTGGACCGGCGCAACCCGCCGCCGAGCGTGATCTCCGGAGCCATGAACCGCGCCATGGCCTTCAGCGGACGCCTCGCGAGCCGCCGCACGGTCGTACGGATGGTGGACCGGATGTCCTCGCCGCGGCGGGCCACCGTGTAGCGCGAGGGCGGCGGCGCCCGGAAACGGGATGATCGCGGCGGCCGCGGGCTGGCATGATCCGCTCATGCCAGCCCGTACCGAGCGCACCGCGCGACCCGCCCGCCCCAGCCTCTACATCTCCGTCGACATCGAGGCCGACGGCCCGATCCCCGGCCCGTACTCGATGATCAGTTTCGGGGCCGCCGTCGCGGGGCGGCAGGACGGCGCATCGTACACGGCCACCGACCCCGAGAGCCGGACCTTCTACCGCGAACTGCGCCCGATCAGCGGGCAGTACGTGCCCGAGGCGCTCGCCGTCAGCGGGCTCGACCGGGAGCGGCTGCTGCGCGAGGGCGCCGAACCGGCGGCGGCCATGGCCGAGTTCCGCGCCTGGGTGCGGGAGGTCTCCGCC
Protein-coding sequences here:
- a CDS encoding response regulator, with the translated sequence MTIRLLLADDHPVVRAGLRAVLDTEPDFAVVAEAATAERAVELAASEPVDVVLMDLQFGTGMHGSAATAAITAAAGAPRVLVLTTYDTDADILATVEAGASGYLLKDAPPEELAAAVRTAAAGQSALAPAVALRLMDRMRTPAQALTKRELEVLQLVADGLSNQQISKKLFLSQATVKSHLVHIYAKLGVDSRTSAVAAATSRRLIRTQ
- a CDS encoding PLP-dependent aminotransferase family protein, whose product is MANGRVVQTADRVLGSRQLAALLPSEVRARPGYRSLADAVRKLILDGRIALHVRLPAERELAEALGASRATVTGAYDLLRESGYVRSRRGSGTWTELPEGHGPVGAHLLAGSGGYLPDGEPGIDLAIAALGAPEDSLTEALAWAAPRLPGLARSPGYHPFGLPDLRSAVAERFTRRGLATRPEQILVTAGAQQAFSLVVSLLCGPGDRVVTESPTYANALDALRHSRLRTGSIAVSDAGWDMEIAESTLRQTVPRLAYVIPDFHNPTGLLMPQEQRLRLLAATRRTGTWLVVDETIADIALDVPAPAPLASLAPRGGAEHVVTIGSLSKTHWGGLRVGWVRATAKMITELAAVKVAADMTGSVLDQLVAQPLLEGLERTLPARLARLREQREALVAALERHTPEWSWERGPGGLSLWVDLGEPVSSALAERAGACGVHIGRGARFGVDPGTFEHRLRIPYTLAADRLDEAVRRLAAAFHDGVPLAPAVERPHWVA
- a CDS encoding nucleotidyltransferase family protein, whose protein sequence is MSSTTHSTDATASPVIAGLLLAAGGGRRLGGRPKALLPYRGRPLVENAVRVLREAGCGPVHVVLGAAAAEVRERADLSGCVVVDNPDWAQGMGSSLRVGLASLAGTGAGAALVSLVDQPGIGPAAVARVLAAYRSPASLAAASYGGERGHPVLFGADRWADIAATATGDKGARVHLTDHADELTLVECGDIAEPFDIDTPPDLARLA
- the aceB gene encoding malate synthase A, translating into MSAPAPSSLAIVDAEPLPRQDEVLTEAALAFVAELHRRFTPRRDELLARRAERRAEIARTSHLDFLPDTAQVREGDWKVAPAPAALNDRRVEITGPTDRKMTVNALNSGAKVWLADFEDASAPTWENVVLGQLNLIDAYERRIDFTDPRTGKSYALKPAEQLATVVMRPRGWHLEERHLQVEGRPVAGALVDFGLYFFHNAKRLIELGKGPYFYLPKTESHLEARLWNEIFVFSQDYVGIPQGTVRATVLIETITAAYEMEEILYELRDHAAGLNAGRWDYLFSIVKNFRDGGEKFVLPDRNAVTMTAPFMRAYTELLVRTCHKRGAHAIGGMAAFIPSRKDAEANRIAFEKVKADKDREAGDGFDGSWVAHPDLVPIAMASFDAVLGEKPNQKDRLREDVSVAPGELIAIDSLDAKPTYEGLRNAVQVGIRYIEAWLRGLGAVGIFGLMEDAATAEISRSQIWQWINAGVVFEHEGAPVRATADLAREIAAGELAAIRAEIGEEAFAAGKWQQAHDLLLQVSLDADYADFLTLPAYDQLVG
- a CDS encoding GDSL-type esterase/lipase family protein; the encoded protein is MIGFRTASKDRARSRVRRLAGAGMVLPLAVSALVAGSAGTSAASPGTGPTAVVSMGDSYISGEAGRWKGNSLTNSGNRTGTDRAWVSGSTYDPAKVYGSTAGGCHRSDSAEVKSAGAIADVAVNLACSGAVSENVFRASNGGVAFKGEAPQADQLAAVARANDVKVIALSIGGNDLGFADIIKDCALDFALWGSYCYDDQQYGVDEKMDGVMANVGKSLDEIRAVMRSAGYTDSSYRIVLQSYPSPIPRGAENRYTQSDWSRLNTGGCPFWNRDSDWARDSLVPQIAGRLKAVAAAKGVQFLDLRDMMQGREVCAKTSKQVSSSAPASAKTSEWARWIDSSETQGLVQESMHPNYFGQLAVGRCLNLAVAQPANSASSCKNTAGADHTGMFLTPAP
- a CDS encoding TetR/AcrR family transcriptional regulator, with the protein product MGTTATQPSLWDRSRQAVVASIFDTAMRLFAEQGYEATTIAQIAKEAGISQRSLFRYFGTKEDIVCGEQEELGELLRRTVEAQPAAATPWEALRAGFEVLMEVHGDPGQLLEITTLIFATPPLRARYTQKRLRWQEMVQPAVTARMPAGEGPVPQVRAAAVTATVFACVDAATEAWVRSGGGADLAALYDEALAAVRG
- a CDS encoding SDR family NAD(P)-dependent oxidoreductase — translated: MNAVDYRGRTTLITGASSGLGAEFARQLAARGSDLVLVARREDRLKALAGQLAAAHGVQVEPVAMDLSVEGCGELLAAEVERRGITVSSVINNAGFGTYGRFHTEEPQRLRQEVALDVMAVVDISRAFIGPLRGRGDGVLVNVASVAGYQPVPNMAVYGASKAFVLSFTEALWQESQGTGLRVMALSPGATKTEFFDVVGTEDAASGTRMQSSEEVVRTALKALDRRNPPPSVISGAMNRAMAFSGRLASRRTVVRMVDRMSSPRRATV
- a CDS encoding 3'-5' exoribonuclease domain-containing protein, which encodes MPARTERTARPARPSLYISVDIEADGPIPGPYSMISFGAAVAGRQDGASYTATDPESRTFYRELRPISGQYVPEALAVSGLDRERLLREGAEPAAAMAEFRAWVREVSAEAGAQPVMCGYPASFDWTFLYWYLMSFGGESPFGHSGCLDMKTLYATKAGVPLRAAVKGRMPRELLSARRHTHHALDDAIEQAELMSNLMLWTPAAPGGAG